A genomic window from Salvia miltiorrhiza cultivar Shanhuang (shh) chromosome 5, IMPLAD_Smil_shh, whole genome shotgun sequence includes:
- the LOC131026075 gene encoding uncharacterized protein LOC131026075 translates to MSAMAQLKPAAYGKLMRVGPEKQSGWFWSSGSMTDSQSAEESEDLLTPEATQKISAEISKSRRYTAKRTSERKYRVRAGDRRFMVDLQAKSCECNEFDLDDMPCSHAIAAIIEANEPVEDYVEAYYKLSSLVQTYSGSVNHLLPLEHWEIPFEIATDIVLPNLSR, encoded by the exons ATGTCGGCTATGGCTCAATTGAAGCCGGCGGCGTACGGGAAGTTGATGCGCGTAGGCCCTgagaa GCAATCAGGATGGTTCTGGAGCAGTGGTTCAATGACAGACTCGCAGTCTGCGGAAGAGAGCGAGGATCTTCTTACTCCAGAGGCAACACAGAAGATAAGTGCGGAGATCTCAAAGAGTCGTCGTTACACTGCGAAGAGGACCTCCGAGAGAAAATACAGGGTTCGTGCTGGTGATCGTCGCTTCATGGTTGACCTTCAAGCGAAGAGCTGTGAATGCAATGAATTCGACCTGGACGACATgccgtgttctcatgcgatCGCAGCCATTAT TGAGGCGAACGAGCCAGTGGAAGATTACGTGGAAGCTTACTACAAGCTGAGTTCACTGGTTCAAACATACTCCGGTTCAGTAAATCACTTGCTTCCCTTAGAGCATTGGGAAATTCCGTTTGAAATTGCAACTGATATTGTTTTGCCAAACCTTTCTCGGTGA